One Streptomyces umbrinus genomic window, GGATCCGACGGCCACTTCCCTGGAGGCCGCCAACGGGCCGCTGACCACCGCCACTTACACCGTTCCCGGCCCGAGCGGGTACGGCTCAGGCACGGTCACGTACCCCACGAACAGTGGCTCGTACCCGGGTGTCGTACTGATGCCCGGCTATCAGGGCACACAGCAGAACCTGCAGTGGCTCGCACCCCGCCTCGCGTCCTGGGGCTTCGTCGTCGTCAACGTCGGAACCAACACGCTCACCGACGATCCCGAATCGCGCGGCCGGCAGATCTCAGCCGCCGGCACCCAGCTGATCGCGCTCGGCAACGCGGCCGGCAACCCGCTGTCCGGGAAGGTCAACGGCACGCTCGGCGCGGTCGGTCACTCGATGGGCGGCGGTGGAGTCATGGCGGCCCTCCGGGACGACTCGCGCTTCCGGGCGGGCGTACCCACGGCGCCGTACCACCCGAACGCGAACTTCTCCGCGGTCACCGAGCCCACGTTCTTCCTGACCTGTCAGAGCGACTCCGTCGCCCACGGCAACACCTACGCGGTGCCCTGGTACAACTCCATGTCCCAGGCAGAGAAGCTCTACATCGAGGTTCCGGGCGACCACCTGTGCCCGATGACGGGCTCCGGCAACAAGGCCAAGCAGGGCAAGTGGATCGTGTCGTTCCTCAGTCTCTGGCTGCGTGCCGACACCCGCTTCGGCCCGTTCCTGTGCGGTCCCGTACGTGACCCCGACAAGAACAACACAGCTCTGGTCACGCGCTGGATGGACACCTGTTCGTTCTGACCGGAGCATCGCGCGGGTCCCGGTCCC contains:
- a CDS encoding poly(ethylene terephthalate) hydrolase family protein → MTALIALATTIGLALALLTAAAPPAAAADLLSQGKPATASSTENTSTPASAAVDGNAGTRWASAFSDPQWLSVDLGATATVSQVVLRWEAAYARAFQIQTSTNGTAWTTVHSTTTGTGGVQTLDVNGNGRYVRMLGTQRGTAYGYSLFEFQVYGSGGGTPPGNGIPDPTATSLEAANGPLTTATYTVPGPSGYGSGTVTYPTNSGSYPGVVLMPGYQGTQQNLQWLAPRLASWGFVVVNVGTNTLTDDPESRGRQISAAGTQLIALGNAAGNPLSGKVNGTLGAVGHSMGGGGVMAALRDDSRFRAGVPTAPYHPNANFSAVTEPTFFLTCQSDSVAHGNTYAVPWYNSMSQAEKLYIEVPGDHLCPMTGSGNKAKQGKWIVSFLSLWLRADTRFGPFLCGPVRDPDKNNTALVTRWMDTCSF